A stretch of the Erinaceus europaeus chromosome 1, mEriEur2.1, whole genome shotgun sequence genome encodes the following:
- the MRPL13 gene encoding large ribosomal subunit protein uL13m isoform X1: protein MSSFSKATQQWATFARVWYLLDGKMQPPGKLAAVASVKLQGLHKPMYHQLSDCGDHVVIMNTRHIAFSGNKWEQKVYSSHTGYPGGFRQVTAAQLHRKDPVAVVKLAIYGMLPKNLHRRTMMQRLHLFPDEDIPEDILKNLVEELPQPRKVPRRLDEYTQEEIDAFPRVWSPPENYRL from the exons ATGTCGAGTTTTTCTAAAGCCACACAG CAATGGGCCACATTTGCTCGAGTTTGGTATCTGTTGGATGGCAAAATGCAGCCCCCTGGCAAACTTGCTGCTGTGGCATCAGTTAAACTTCAAGGATTGCACAAGCCTATGTACCACCAGCTGA GTGACTGTGGAGATCATGTTGTCATAATGAACACAAGACATATTGcattttctggaaacaaatgggAACAAAAGGTATACTCGTCACATACTGG CTACCCAGGTGGATTTAGACAAGTAACAGCTGCCCAACTTCACCGGAAGGATCCAGTAGCA GTTGTAAAACTAGCTATTTATGGCATGCTACCAAAAAATCTTCACAGAAGAACTATGATGCAGAGATTACATCTTTTCCCAGATGAA GATATACCAGAAGATATTCTTAAGAATTTAGTGGAAGAACTTCCTCAGCCACGCAAGGTGCCCAGACGTCTAGATGAATATACACAAGAAGAAATAGACGCTTTCCCAAGAGTGTGGTCTCc ACCTGAAAATTATCGGCTGTAG
- the MRPL13 gene encoding large ribosomal subunit protein uL13m isoform X2 gives MSSFSKATQQWATFARVWYLLDGKMQPPGKLAAVASVKLQGLHKPMYHQLSDCGDHVVIMNTRHIAFSGNKWEQKVYSSHTGYPGGFRQVTAAQLHRKDPVADIPEDILKNLVEELPQPRKVPRRLDEYTQEEIDAFPRVWSPPENYRL, from the exons ATGTCGAGTTTTTCTAAAGCCACACAG CAATGGGCCACATTTGCTCGAGTTTGGTATCTGTTGGATGGCAAAATGCAGCCCCCTGGCAAACTTGCTGCTGTGGCATCAGTTAAACTTCAAGGATTGCACAAGCCTATGTACCACCAGCTGA GTGACTGTGGAGATCATGTTGTCATAATGAACACAAGACATATTGcattttctggaaacaaatgggAACAAAAGGTATACTCGTCACATACTGG CTACCCAGGTGGATTTAGACAAGTAACAGCTGCCCAACTTCACCGGAAGGATCCAGTAGCA GATATACCAGAAGATATTCTTAAGAATTTAGTGGAAGAACTTCCTCAGCCACGCAAGGTGCCCAGACGTCTAGATGAATATACACAAGAAGAAATAGACGCTTTCCCAAGAGTGTGGTCTCc ACCTGAAAATTATCGGCTGTAG